A window of Fragaria vesca subsp. vesca linkage group LG7, FraVesHawaii_1.0, whole genome shotgun sequence contains these coding sequences:
- the LOC101303271 gene encoding aspartic proteinase PCS1-like, with protein MPPLLLHLLLLHFFTYNSRLCFSSPQPKTLILPLKTQTLPKPSNKLSFHHNVTLTISLTVGLPPQNVTMVLDTGSELSWLHCKKTPILTNVFNPLASKSYIPVSCSTPTCRTRTRDLSIPVSCDPKKLCHATLSYADASSLEGNLASDTFFLGSSGQPGTVFGCMDSGFSSNSEEDAKTTGLLGMNRGSLSFITQMGYPKFSYCISGRDASGVLLFGQASFPWLGPLNYTPLVQMSNPLPYFDRVAYTVQLEGIRVGGKVLSLPKSVFVPDHTGAGQTMVDSGTQFTFLLGSVYTALRNEFVLQTKPGLKLLDDPNFVFQGAMDLCFQVPMDRLNRPVLPALPAVTLMFRGAEMSVMGERLLYRVAGMVRGSNQVYCFTFGNSDLLGIEAFVIGHYHQQNVWMEFDLEKSRVGVAQVRCDLASQRLGLGP; from the coding sequence ATGCCACCTCTTCTTCTTCATCTTCTTCTCCTCCATTTCTTCACTTACAACAGTCGACTCTGCTTCTCCTCTCCACAACCTAAAACCCTCATTCTACCTCTCAAAACCCAAACACTCCCAAAACCCTCAAACAAGCTCTCATTCCACCACAACGTCACCCTAACCATCTCCCTCACAGTCGGGTTGCCCCCACAGAACGTCACCATGGTCCTCGACACAGGCAGTGAACTCTCCTGGCTCCATTGTAAGAAAACCCCAATCCTCACCAACGTCTTCAACCCACTCGCCTCCAAATCCTACATCCCAGTCTCTTGCTCCACGCCCACATGCCGAACCCGGACCCGGGACCTATCCATACCCGTTTCCTGCGACCCGAAAAAGCTCTGCCACGCCACTCTCTCCTACGCCGACGCCTCCTCCCTAGAAGGCAACCTCGCCTCCGACACATTCTTCCTCGGGTCTTCGGGTCAACCCGGGACCGTGTTCGGGTGCATGGACTCCGGGTTCAGCTCCAACTCCGAAGAAGACGCCAAGACAACCGGGTTATTGGGCATGAACCGGGGCTCCTTATCCTTCATAACCCAAATGGGCTACCCGAAATTCTCGTACTGCATATCGGGACGTGACGCCTCCGGCGTCTTGCTCTTCGGCCAAGCCAGCTTCCCGTGGCTCGGGCCGTTAAACTACACGCCGTTAGTTCAAATGTCGAACCCTTTGCCATACTTCGACCGCGTGGCGTACACGGTCCAGCTCGAGGGGATCCGGGTCGGCGGGAAAGTACTATCTTTGCCGAAGTCAGTGTTCGTACCCGACCACACCGGGGCGGGTCAGACAATGGTGGACTCGGGCACCCAGTTCACGTTTCTTCTCGGGTCGGTTTACACCGCTTTGAGAAACGAGTTCGTTTTACAAACCAAACCGGGTCTGAAGCTCCTGGACGACCCGAACTTCGTTTTCCAAGGCGCGATGGACTTGTGTTTCCAAGTCCCGATGGACCGGCTGAACCGGCCGGTTCTGCCGGCTTTGCCAGCTGTCACGCTGATGTTTAGGGGAGCAGAGATGAGCGTAATGGGAGAGAGGCTGCTGTATCGGGTAGCGGGAATGGTGAGGGGGAGTAATCAGGTGTATTGCTTCACGTTTGGGAACTCTGACTTGCTGGGTATAGAGGCGTTTGTGATTGGTCACTATCATCAGCAGAATGTGTGGATGGAGTTTGATCTGGAGAAGTCTAGGGTGGGTGTGGCTCAGGTTAGGTGTGACCTCGCCAGTCAAAGACTTGGTTTGGGTCCCTAG